A window from Dioscorea cayenensis subsp. rotundata cultivar TDr96_F1 chromosome 10, TDr96_F1_v2_PseudoChromosome.rev07_lg8_w22 25.fasta, whole genome shotgun sequence encodes these proteins:
- the LOC120270074 gene encoding AT-hook motif nuclear-localized protein 7-like codes for MEGRDIFVQSGRTETGPGGGVQGEAVKDSLSTSPSPSPSPTPSPPDAPVMGSVVGRMAVGSGGLGSQGPGMGMEIGMGMGTMECGVGVVGEEDLSRKKRGRPRKYGPEGMSLALSPNWSSSPLSPGSDFAAKRSRGRPPGSGKRQLLAALGEWFAYSAGGNFTPHIVTIAAGEDVAARIFSFSQKGPRAICILSANGAISNVTLRQPGSSGGTLTYEGRFEILSLSGSFAITDNSGVRSRTGGLSVSLAGPDGRVVGGGVAGQLLAASPIQVVVGSFMPNTLKEHKKKPNPEPSAFSPVPTSAGVLTTARPISQANPDEECETPTSTLPSQDRGSEVDNNMSSTPNLNSSSFQPVSWHELQLSSEQKPSPDINISLPGE; via the exons ATGGAAGGAAGAGACATCTTTGTGCAATCGGGCCGCACTGAAACTGGCCCTGGCGGCGGTGTCCAAGGGGAAGCTGTGAAGGACTCGCTGTCAACATCGCCATCTCCAAGCCCATCTCCGACTCCGTCGCCACCAGATGCGCCGGTTATGGGCAGTGTTGTTGGTAGGATGGCGGTGGGATCGGGAGGTTTGGGTTCACAGGGTCCAGGCATGGGGATGGAAATCGGGATGGGAATGGGGACGATGGAATGCGGCGTCGGCGTCGTTGGTGAAGAGGATCTCTCGAGGAAGAAACGAGGAAGACCCAGGAAGTACGGTCCAGAAGGCATGTCTCTGGCTCTGTCTCCCAACTGGTCCTCTTCACCGCTGTCCCCTGGTTCAGATTTTGCTGCCAAACGGAGTAGAGGGCGGCCACCGGGCTCTGGTAAACGCCAGCTCCTCGCGGCTCTTG GGGAATGGTTTGCGTACTCTGCTGGTGGCAATTTTACCCCCCATATTGTTACCATTGCTGCGGGAGAg GATGTTGCAGCCAGGATCTTTTCCTTCTCCCAAAAGGGTCCCAGGGCCATATGCATTCTCTCAGCTAATGGTGCCATTTCCAATGTTACTCTACGCCAACCAGGTTCTTCTGGTGGTACCTTAACATACGAG GGTCGCTTTGAGATATTATCATTGTCAGGATCCTTTGCAATCACTGATAATAGTGGTGTTCGTAGTAGAACTGGAGGACTAAGTGTCTCCTTGGCCGGCCCGGATGGTCGTGTTGTTGGTGGTGGGGTTGCTGGACAGTTGTTGGCTGCTAGTCCTATTCAA GTTGTGGTTGGAAGCTTCATGCCAAACACcttaaaagaacataaaaagaAACCCAACCCCGAGCCTTCAGCATTCTCCCCAGTCCCCACTAGCGCTGGTGTTTTAACCACCGCAAGGCCTATTTCTCAAGCAAATCCTGATGAAGAGTGCGAGACTCCGACTTCAACATTGCCAAGTCAAGACCGTGGCAGTGAGGTGGACAACAACATGAGCAGCACTCCGAACCTGAATTCCAGTTCTTTTCAGCCGGTTAGTTGGCATGAGCTTCAGCTGTCATCAGAGCAGAAGCCTTCTCCAGATATTAACATTAGCTTGCCCGGAGAGTAG
- the LOC120270520 gene encoding LOW QUALITY PROTEIN: phosphatidylinositol-3-phosphatase myotubularin-1-like (The sequence of the model RefSeq protein was modified relative to this genomic sequence to represent the inferred CDS: deleted 1 base in 1 codon) — protein MEGAGSWDALEWTNIEPLSRSSSSSLGMSEFLLEAEEVIVQGHGVVLVNTDEAGTLSVTNFRLLFVSEASRDIINLGTIPLTTIEKFSKQVSKTSAPRQSDKMSSQRLLQVIGKDMRIIVFGFRPRTKQRRAIIDALWRYSRPAQLWDLYAFTCGPSKFSNANPKLRLLNEYFRLLGKDSVLASGSMIGDRSLNISNEWWRVTAVNNSYTLCTTYPSSLILPKSISDEEVLQASTFRGRSRVPVISWCNPGTGAVLARSSQPLVGLMMNVRSNADEKLVAALCTQTAGEKGRRKLYIADARPKKNALANGAMGGGSESSSNYFHSEVVFFGIDNIHFMRESLARVRDYLDTHGTTSSDGMSSFLRNGERTWSGGHLSSMSASVSSLGESGWLIHVQNVLAGSAWIAARVALESASVLVHCSDGWDRTTQLVSLAGLLLDPYYRTFKGFQALVEKDWLAFGHPFSDRMGIPTTSGNNNTPLELPRQSSVGNISTPPMRTSSLGPQSSANSSLHSQTSNNCSPIFLQWIDCVAQLLRVYPCAFEFSSVFLVDFLDCVLSCRFGNFFCNSEKERQQSGIFDACGCIWMYLASIREAGGSSHVHRNPFYNQATHDCPLLPPAAALAPTLWPQFHLRWACPSEAGVGEIECQYRIILEKYTEAHKEKEMAETKARNLKINMECLVAELQKEKHTSKSAIATTRRTYRESLAIRRAIQSLGCKVHFSSNENNLMDTGSGSPDIKGGLSYSLRRDSDAEGLHDDKNDFSVSISAVEDSMVSDNWSSRMCETLCPFGTREGCKWPDGGCAQLGSQFVGLKANFDAFDRLSIVEGYFGSE, from the exons ATGGAGGGTGCCGGGAGCTGGGACGCTCTTGAATGGACGAACATCGAG CCGTTGTCCaggtcatcttcttcctcacttgGCATGTCGGAATTCCTCCTTGAAGCAGAGGAGGTCATCGTCCAG GGTCATGGTGTTGTTTTAGTAAATACAGATGAGGCTGGGACACTATCTGTGACAAATTTTCGCCTTCTTTTTGTG AGTGAGGCATCTCGGGACATAATTAACCTTGGGACCATACCACTAACAACTATTGAGAAGTTCAGTAAACAA GTATCAAAAACTTCTGCTCCACGCCAATCTGATAAAATGTCATCGCAAAGACTTCTTCAGGTTATTG GTAAAGATATGAGAATTATTGTCTTTGGATTTCGTCCAAGAACTAAGCAG AGACGTGCCATAATTGATGCATTGTGGAGGTATTCAAGGCCGGCACAATTGTGGGACCTTTATGCATTTACGTGTGGTCCTTCCAAGTTTAGTAATGCGAACCCTAAATTGCGATTATTGAATGAGTACTTTCGACTACTTGGGAAAGATTCTGTTCTTGCTTCGGGCAGCATGATTGGGGACAGATCACTCAATATTTCTAATGAGTGGTGGAGAGTAACTGCAGTAAATAACAGCTACACTCTATGCACAACTTATCCTTCTTCCCTGATCCTGCCAAAATCTATCAG CGATGAAGAAGTACTTCAGGCTTCTACTTTCCGTGGGAGGTCCCGGGTTCCTGTGATATCATGGTGTAATCCTG GAACTGGAGCTGTTCTTGCGAGGTCATCACAACCATTAGTTGGTCTCATGATGAATGTGAGGAG CAATGCAGATGAGAAGCTTGTTGCTGCTCTTTGCACTCAAACTGCTGGTGAAAAGGGAAGAAG GAAGCTCTATATTGCTGATGCAAGGCCCAAGAAGAATGCTTTG GCAAATGGGGCAATGGGAGGTGGTTCAGAATCTTCTtctaattattttcattctGAG GTTGTATTTTTCGGGATTGATAACATACACTTCATGAGAGAGAGTCTTGCGCGAGTAAGAGACTACTTGGACACTCATGGGACGACCTCATCTGATGGAATGTCATCTTTCTTG AGGAATGGTGAACGGACATGGAGTGGTGGCCACCTGAGCAGTATGTCAGCTTCTGTTTCAAGCCTAGGAGAAAGTGGGTGGTTAATTCATGTTCAGAATGTCCTGGCTGGTTCTGCCTGGATTGCTGCACGTGTTGCCCTAGAATCAGCTTCAGTTCTGGTGCATTGCAG TGATGGGTGGGACAGGACAACTCAATTGGTTTCGCTTGCGGGTTTATTGCTTGATCCTTACTATCGGACCTTCAAAGGTTTTCAG GCACTTGTTGAAAAAGATTGGCTTGCATTTGGGCATCCATTTTCAGATCGGATGGGGATTCCGACAACGTCTGGAAACAATAATACACCGTTAGAGTTACCCAGGCAGTCTTCTGTGGGAAATATTTCAACGCCTCCGATGAGGACTTCTTCTTTGGGGCCCCAATCCTCTGCCAATAGCTCATTACATTCACAGACTTCAAACAATTGTTCCCCCATATTCTTGCAG TGGATTGATTGCGTTGCGCAGCTACTTCGGGTGTATCCATGTGCTTTTGAGTTCTCATCG GTTTTCTTggttgattttctagattgcgTGTTATCTTGTCGCTTTGGGAACTTTTTCTGCAACAG TGAGAAGGAAAGACAACAGTCTGGTATTTTTGACGCCTGTGGGTGCATATGGATGTATCTGGCAAGTATTCGTGAGGCTGGTGGGAGCTCTCATGTCCACCGCAATCCCTTTTACAATCAAGCAACACATGATTGTCCACTTTTGCCTCCTGCTGCTGCATTAGCTCCGACACTTTGGCCACAATTTCATTTAAGGTGGGCTTGTCCTTCAGAAGCTGGAGTAGGGGAAATTGAATGTCAGTATCGCATTATATTAGAAAAGTACACAGAAGCACATAAG GAAAAGGAGATGGCTGAAACGAAAGCTAGGAATCTTAAAATAAACATGGAATGTCTAGTTGCGGAATTACAGAAGGAGAAACATACCAGCAAATCAGCTATAGCAACAACCAGAAGAACCTATAGGGAGAGTCTTGCCATTAGGCGGGCAATACAGTCACTGGGATGTAAAGTGCACTTTTCGAGTAATGAGAATAATTTAATGGATACAGGGAGTGGTTCACCAGATATAAAGGGGGGCTTGTCATACTCTTTACGAAGAGATTCAGATGCTGAAGGGCTGCATGATGACAAAAATGATTTTTCTGTATCCATCTCTGCTGTGGAGGATAGTATGGTTTCTGATAATTGGAGCAGTAGGATGTGTGAGACTCTTTGCCCATTTGGCACAAGAGAGGGTTGTAAGTGGCCGGATGGTGGCTGTGCACAGCTAGGCAGTCAATTTGTTGGATTGAAGGCAAATTTTGATGCATTTGATCGATTATCCATTGTTGAAGGCTATTTTGGATCAGAGTAG
- the LOC120270747 gene encoding uncharacterized protein LOC120270747 has translation METERVSIRAVSGDEEGSKRVDKVEVTVGVQLKPDTIRYIEKKLHDKGIQRMERHPVDGLPLVHGPPKSGHGGKFTWEGPSPEVEAELDPVPPAINPKDPNYEEEEEEEGPDGLLIGQVEVAKAAEAREGISRIEIRLTPLQS, from the coding sequence ATGGAGACGGAGAGGGTGAGCATAAGGGCTGTAAGCGGTGACGAAGAGGGCAGTAAGCGGGTGGACAAGGTGGAGGTGACGGTAGGGGTCCAGCTTAAGCCGGACACCATCCGCTACATCGAGAAGAAGTTGCACGACAAGGGTATCCAGCGCATGGAGCGTCATCCCGTGGATGGACTCCCTCTAGTTCACGGCCCCCCTAAATCTGGTCACGGTGGCAAGTTTACTTGGGAGGGTCCTTCTCCTGAGGTGGAGGCTGAGCTAGATCCAGTGCCACCCGCGATCAATCCCAAGGATCCCAActacgaagaagaagaagaagaagaagggccaGATGGGCTCCTCATCGGACAAGTGGAGGTGGCCAAGGCGGCAGAGGCAAGGGAAGGCATCTCTAGGATCGAGATACGACTTACTCCCCTACAGTCTTAA